The proteins below come from a single Nitrospira sp. genomic window:
- a CDS encoding c-type cytochrome — protein MNSMRTKQNVIATMAVILWLIPFTQQAVAADSEGGQNSSCVQPRKTANAPEDMLAKTNPLPASSDVLQVGKGLYLHDAKPMACALCHGKRGEGKGPVSGGMMPPARDFTCSAMMREISDGQLFWITKYGSSGTGMMAFPDLSDEEVWKLVHYVRSLAK, from the coding sequence ATGAATTCAATGAGGACAAAACAGAACGTGATAGCAACGATGGCCGTGATCCTCTGGCTTATCCCATTCACCCAGCAGGCTGTAGCGGCCGACTCCGAAGGGGGGCAAAACAGTTCCTGTGTTCAGCCGAGGAAAACTGCCAATGCTCCAGAAGACATGTTAGCTAAGACGAATCCGCTTCCTGCTTCCAGCGACGTCCTTCAGGTGGGAAAAGGATTGTATCTTCACGACGCGAAGCCGATGGCCTGCGCGCTGTGCCACGGCAAGCGGGGAGAGGGGAAAGGACCGGTCAGCGGGGGAATGATGCCGCCGGCGCGCGATTTCACATGCAGTGCGATGATGCGCGAGATTTCTGACGGGCAACTGTTCTGGATTACCAAGTACGGTTCTTCAGGGACAGGGATGATGGCGTTCCCGGATTTATCGGACGAGGAAGTGTGGAAGCTTGTTCATTATGTGAGAAGCCTCGCAAAATAA
- a CDS encoding DNA polymerase III subunit alpha: protein MWGIPTVKTLCQAAQSQGQDYLALTDTNGLYGAIRFLEVAREHGLKPIIGTELVSDQHRAVLLAKNVTGYGNLCRILSARHCDASFEFIETVTRHRTGLVLLSDDPVALTAWLAESEEDLYVELTPGLALSDMVALSRRQRLPPVATTRAAFLHPADYEAHRLLRAIAENTTLSRLKPGHCALPSHWLMPERVLAGHLPHVPVAVANSRSIAEQCYTEWDFKQTIFPSFRQLSSDAAFETLRRKTYDGAIWRYGALSPVVRERIEKELTVICDKGYADYFLVVDEIVRQAPRTCGRGSAAASIVSYCLGITHVDPIRHHLMFERFLNPGRDDPPDIDIDFPWDERPKILDWVFAHYGHQHAAMVANQNTLASRAALREIAKVYGLPAGEIGKALNFLQRRADFVDVRPGTTVQDWARDVCRALNLRNPWPEILYWSTQLDGHFRNLSLHPGGVVLVPDEIRRYVPVEISASNLPVIQWEKDQTEDAGLVKIDLLGNRSLAVIRDAIAAVARNTGRVIDYATWDPITDPATNDLIRRGETMGCFYVESPATRLLLKKLWGGMPPERHAVADVFEYLVVVSSLIRPAANVFADEFVRRAHGQRYQSLHPLFDEVLAETHGIMVYQEDVMKVAVALGGFSVEDGDQLRKVLSKKHKERQLRDYQCQFYQGAMARGVECRVIDAIWAMIMSFAGYSFCKPHSASYAQVSFKSAYLRAHYPAEFIAAVVSNQGGYYSAFAYLSEGRRMGLTILPPDINASVWVYTGSGTIVRVGLMQIKGVQEDLVTQIVVERETNGPYRSLSEFLSRVKLDYAQAKLLIKAGCFDSIAGELTRPALLWRVFAAQAAKPPSSIPIPTEYSAQKKLQHELALFGFPLHCHPLDLFTELLAATTHIFAKDLNQYVGKEVTLIGWLLTEKIVSTKKGEPMEFMTLEDQTGMYDATVFPNTYRTYCHLLAANQAYMLTGLVEEQFSTVTVTVKTLQLLTTGGIPAPSESLEEQSV, encoded by the coding sequence ATGTGGGGTATCCCGACAGTGAAGACCCTCTGTCAGGCAGCTCAATCACAGGGACAGGACTATCTCGCCCTCACAGATACCAATGGGCTGTATGGCGCGATCCGTTTTCTGGAGGTCGCCCGTGAGCATGGACTGAAGCCGATCATCGGTACGGAACTCGTCTCCGATCAGCACCGGGCCGTGTTGCTCGCGAAGAATGTCACGGGGTACGGCAATCTTTGCCGGATTCTCTCCGCTCGCCACTGCGATGCGTCCTTTGAGTTCATCGAGACCGTGACGCGGCATCGCACGGGACTGGTGTTGCTGTCCGATGATCCTGTCGCCCTGACTGCCTGGCTGGCGGAGTCGGAAGAGGATCTCTATGTCGAGTTGACCCCGGGTCTCGCCTTATCAGACATGGTCGCGTTGAGCCGGAGACAACGACTGCCGCCGGTAGCCACCACCCGCGCCGCGTTCCTGCACCCAGCCGACTATGAGGCCCATCGGTTGCTACGAGCGATCGCTGAAAACACGACCCTCTCACGACTCAAGCCGGGGCACTGTGCGCTCCCCTCTCACTGGCTCATGCCTGAACGTGTGCTCGCTGGACATCTGCCCCACGTGCCAGTAGCTGTCGCCAACTCACGGAGCATTGCTGAGCAGTGCTACACCGAGTGGGACTTCAAACAGACCATCTTTCCCTCCTTCCGTCAGCTCTCCTCGGACGCCGCCTTTGAAACCCTGCGCCGCAAGACCTATGACGGCGCCATCTGGCGATATGGTGCCTTGTCTCCCGTCGTCCGAGAGCGCATCGAAAAGGAACTCACCGTGATCTGTGACAAGGGCTATGCCGACTACTTTCTCGTGGTGGATGAAATTGTCCGTCAAGCGCCACGAACCTGTGGTCGAGGATCTGCTGCCGCGTCGATCGTGTCCTATTGTCTCGGGATTACCCATGTGGATCCGATTCGACATCATTTGATGTTTGAACGATTTCTCAATCCCGGGCGTGACGATCCGCCAGACATCGACATTGATTTCCCATGGGACGAGCGACCAAAGATTCTCGACTGGGTGTTTGCCCACTATGGACACCAACACGCGGCCATGGTCGCCAATCAGAACACCCTCGCCTCTCGGGCCGCCTTGCGTGAGATTGCGAAGGTGTATGGCCTGCCCGCCGGTGAGATTGGCAAGGCGCTGAATTTTCTCCAGCGGCGAGCGGACTTCGTCGATGTGCGACCAGGGACGACGGTGCAAGACTGGGCGCGGGACGTCTGCAGGGCCTTGAACCTGAGGAACCCTTGGCCAGAGATTCTCTATTGGTCCACGCAATTGGACGGTCATTTCAGGAATCTGAGCCTCCATCCCGGCGGTGTCGTGTTAGTTCCGGATGAGATCCGGCGTTATGTACCGGTTGAGATCTCCGCTTCTAACTTGCCAGTGATCCAATGGGAGAAGGATCAAACCGAAGACGCGGGGCTCGTCAAAATCGATCTCTTAGGCAATCGCTCGCTCGCTGTCATCCGGGATGCCATCGCGGCCGTCGCCCGCAACACTGGCCGGGTCATTGACTATGCGACGTGGGACCCGATCACTGATCCGGCCACCAATGACCTGATTCGGCGCGGCGAAACGATGGGCTGCTTCTATGTGGAGTCTCCCGCAACTAGACTGTTACTCAAGAAGCTCTGGGGTGGGATGCCACCAGAGCGACACGCCGTGGCCGATGTCTTTGAATATCTCGTGGTGGTGTCGTCGCTCATACGCCCCGCTGCGAATGTGTTCGCCGATGAATTCGTGCGTCGAGCCCATGGGCAGCGCTATCAGTCACTTCATCCCTTGTTTGATGAGGTCCTCGCGGAGACGCACGGCATCATGGTTTATCAGGAAGATGTCATGAAAGTGGCGGTCGCACTAGGTGGCTTTTCCGTGGAAGACGGCGATCAGCTTCGGAAGGTGTTGAGCAAGAAGCACAAGGAACGGCAACTACGAGACTATCAATGCCAGTTCTATCAGGGAGCCATGGCCCGTGGTGTGGAGTGTCGCGTGATCGATGCGATCTGGGCCATGATCATGAGCTTCGCCGGCTATAGCTTCTGTAAGCCGCATAGTGCGAGCTATGCCCAGGTCAGTTTCAAATCAGCCTACCTGCGAGCCCACTATCCAGCGGAGTTCATCGCCGCAGTCGTGAGTAATCAAGGCGGCTACTACTCGGCCTTCGCGTACCTCTCGGAGGGACGACGGATGGGGCTGACGATCCTGCCGCCGGACATCAACGCGAGTGTGTGGGTCTATACCGGATCAGGGACCATCGTTCGAGTGGGTCTGATGCAGATCAAAGGCGTGCAAGAAGACCTCGTCACACAGATCGTTGTGGAGCGAGAAACGAACGGTCCTTACCGATCGCTGTCAGAGTTTCTGAGTCGCGTGAAGCTCGACTACGCGCAAGCGAAATTGTTGATCAAAGCCGGATGCTTCGACTCCATCGCTGGAGAACTCACCAGACCAGCCCTTTTGTGGCGTGTCTTTGCCGCGCAAGCGGCCAAGCCACCGAGCTCCATCCCCATTCCCACGGAGTATTCAGCCCAGAAAAAACTGCAGCACGAGCTCGCCCTCTTTGGCTTTCCCTTACACTGTCACCCACTCGATCTGTTTACGGAGCTACTGGCTGCGACCACTCACATATTCGCGAAGGACTTAAATCAGTATGTCGGGAAAGAAGTGACCCTCATCGGTTGGCTTCTTACTGAGAAGATCGTCTCCACCAAGAAAGGTGAGCCGATGGAGTTTATGACTCTGGAGGATCAGACCGGGATGTATGACGCAACGGTGTTTCCCAACACCTACCGAACCTACTGCCATCTGCTCGCGGCGAACCAAGCTTACATGCTGACAGGCCTGGTAGAAGAGCAGTTCTCAACTGTCACGGTCACCGTGAAAACCCTCCAACTCCTGACCACCGGTGGAATCCCGGCACCGAGTGAGTCTCTTGAGGAGCAAAGCGTGTAG
- a CDS encoding DUF72 domain-containing protein: protein MLLSPFIRFGTSTWTYEGWQGQVYLKKYAKTTFARECLGEYCQYLHNGDPCFRTVGNDSTFYRPPTANQLRHYLNQIPEDFEMCFKVWEEITIPTYAKQARYGTKAGQPNQRFLDAKLFNDLVLTPYREAKFEPHTGPFLFEFQRHGMSSEEFCSRLNTFFGQLPQDFRYAVEIRNAGLLGQDYRNVLENHGIAHVYNYWSYMPSLRDQHQRMEERFTAPFTVLRLLTPLKMSYEAAKKRAEPYTKIVEELPEMRRETVELVKQVMAEKRTAYVLVNNRSEGNAPLTIQALRNALQVAET from the coding sequence ATGCTCCTCTCTCCCTTCATTCGCTTCGGGACCTCCACCTGGACCTATGAAGGCTGGCAAGGCCAGGTCTACTTGAAGAAGTATGCCAAGACGACCTTTGCGCGGGAATGCCTGGGCGAGTATTGTCAGTATCTCCACAACGGTGACCCGTGCTTTCGCACGGTCGGCAATGATTCCACGTTCTACCGTCCACCGACAGCCAACCAACTGCGACACTATCTCAATCAGATCCCCGAAGACTTTGAGATGTGCTTCAAGGTGTGGGAGGAGATCACCATTCCGACTTACGCGAAGCAGGCTCGGTATGGCACAAAGGCTGGACAACCGAATCAACGATTTCTTGATGCAAAGCTCTTCAATGATCTCGTGCTCACACCTTATCGAGAAGCCAAGTTCGAGCCACACACCGGCCCATTCTTGTTTGAATTCCAACGGCACGGGATGTCGAGTGAGGAATTCTGCTCGCGCCTAAATACGTTTTTTGGTCAACTCCCCCAGGACTTTCGCTATGCGGTTGAAATCCGTAACGCGGGGTTACTGGGTCAGGACTATCGCAACGTCTTGGAGAATCACGGCATCGCCCATGTCTACAATTATTGGTCCTACATGCCTTCGTTACGGGACCAGCACCAACGGATGGAAGAGCGCTTCACGGCGCCCTTCACGGTCCTGCGTCTCCTCACGCCGCTTAAGATGTCCTATGAAGCAGCGAAGAAACGAGCGGAGCCGTATACGAAGATTGTGGAAGAGCTGCCAGAGATGCGGCGAGAGACGGTGGAACTGGTGAAACAAGTGATGGCAGAGAAGCGAACGGCCTATGTTTTGGTGAATAACCGCAGCGAAGGGAATGCTCCCCTCACAATACAAGCTCTACGGAATGCGCTCCAAGTGGCGGAGACATGA
- a CDS encoding YdiU family protein: protein MMDTLIQFDNTYARELEGMYVPWQPTPVPSPKLLRLNTDLGIQLGLPIEILNGPAGSAFLSGNETLVGATPIAQVYAGHQFGHFAPRLGDGRALLLGEVVDKDGLRRDLALKGSGPTPFSRGGDGKAAVGPVLREYLIGEFMHAMGIPTTRALAAVWTGESVFRERPLPGAVLTRVAASHLRIGTVEFFAAREEPHQVQRLVDYAIRRHDPQLADHPHRYQEWFRAVADRQASLVAHWMLVGFIHGVMNTDNTTISGETIDYGPCAFMEAYDPHAVFSSIDTQGRYAYHNQPHIIRWNLARLAGAIAPVMTNGSRESKVAPFLEILETFPARYYDYWLAGIRKKLGLATTEEGDDVLANEWLALLHARGADYTLAWRYLVDAAEGNDRPLQAVFREPSALAMWLRQWRMRLDRESLKTEARAAAMRRVNPLYIPRNHRVEEALAAATDNTDLAPFERLLKAVTRPFDEDPELDAYATPAPAEVTACYQTFCGT, encoded by the coding sequence ATGATGGATACGCTTATCCAGTTTGACAATACCTATGCCAGGGAACTCGAAGGTATGTACGTTCCCTGGCAACCTACTCCGGTGCCCTCTCCAAAGCTTCTTCGCTTGAATACGGACCTAGGTATTCAACTGGGTCTACCGATAGAAATACTGAATGGCCCAGCAGGTAGTGCATTCCTTTCTGGAAACGAAACGCTGGTCGGAGCAACACCGATCGCCCAGGTCTACGCAGGTCATCAGTTCGGGCACTTCGCACCGCGACTCGGTGATGGCCGGGCGCTGCTCCTCGGTGAGGTGGTAGACAAGGATGGTCTACGCAGAGATTTGGCTTTAAAGGGGTCTGGACCAACCCCCTTCTCTCGTGGTGGAGATGGAAAGGCAGCGGTAGGTCCGGTCCTTCGGGAATACCTCATCGGAGAATTCATGCATGCCATGGGTATTCCGACCACACGCGCACTTGCCGCGGTCTGGACAGGCGAATCAGTTTTTCGTGAACGTCCACTGCCGGGGGCTGTATTGACGCGCGTCGCGGCCAGTCATCTGCGAATCGGCACCGTTGAATTCTTCGCGGCCCGTGAGGAACCACACCAGGTACAACGACTCGTGGATTATGCAATTCGACGGCACGATCCTCAGCTCGCCGACCATCCTCATCGGTATCAGGAATGGTTCCGGGCCGTGGCTGATCGACAGGCGAGTCTTGTCGCGCACTGGATGTTGGTTGGTTTCATCCATGGCGTGATGAATACGGACAACACAACGATCTCCGGCGAGACCATCGATTACGGGCCCTGTGCGTTTATGGAGGCATATGACCCGCATGCGGTGTTTAGCTCGATCGACACGCAGGGTCGGTATGCCTATCACAACCAGCCGCACATTATACGTTGGAATTTAGCACGTCTTGCCGGAGCCATTGCTCCGGTGATGACCAATGGCTCACGAGAGTCTAAGGTTGCCCCGTTTCTCGAGATTTTAGAAACGTTTCCCGCTCGCTATTATGATTATTGGCTTGCAGGCATTCGGAAGAAACTTGGCCTTGCGACAACGGAGGAGGGAGACGACGTACTGGCCAATGAATGGTTGGCATTGCTCCACGCACGAGGCGCCGATTACACGCTCGCCTGGCGATACCTCGTCGACGCAGCGGAGGGTAACGACCGTCCCCTTCAGGCGGTGTTTCGTGAGCCTTCAGCACTCGCAATGTGGTTGAGACAGTGGCGCATGCGTCTCGACCGCGAGTCCTTGAAGACGGAGGCGCGGGCTGCAGCAATGCGACGCGTGAACCCGTTGTACATTCCTCGAAATCATCGCGTTGAAGAAGCGTTGGCTGCCGCCACGGACAATACGGACCTTGCACCATTCGAGCGGCTGTTGAAAGCCGTCACTCGACCGTTTGATGAAGACCCTGAACTGGACGCCTACGCCACCCCGGCTCCTGCTGAGGTGACGGCCTGCTATCAAACATTCTGCGGTACGTGA
- the msrA gene encoding peptide-methionine (S)-S-oxide reductase MsrA — protein sequence MSQTETVILAGGCFWGMQGLIRKLPGVLSTRVGYSGGDVPNATYRRHGTHAEAIEVVFDRDKLAFRTLLEVFFQIHDPTTLNRQGNDVGMSYRSGIYYTSDTQRRTAEEVIADVDASGLWPGKVVTEVRPAGPFWVAEPEHQDYLERNPHGYTCHFPRPHWKVPSRAVS from the coding sequence ATGAGTCAAACAGAAACGGTCATATTGGCCGGTGGGTGTTTCTGGGGGATGCAGGGTCTCATTCGCAAGCTGCCAGGAGTGCTTTCAACCAGGGTAGGTTATAGCGGTGGCGATGTGCCGAACGCCACCTATCGTCGTCATGGTACCCATGCAGAGGCGATTGAAGTCGTGTTTGACCGTGACAAGCTGGCGTTCCGCACTCTACTGGAGGTATTTTTTCAAATTCACGACCCGACCACACTGAATCGCCAGGGCAACGATGTGGGCATGTCCTATCGATCAGGAATTTACTACACGTCCGATACTCAACGCCGAACAGCAGAGGAAGTCATCGCCGATGTCGATGCGTCGGGCCTTTGGCCCGGCAAGGTGGTGACGGAGGTTCGGCCCGCAGGTCCATTTTGGGTGGCGGAACCTGAACATCAAGATTATCTCGAGCGAAATCCCCACGGATATACGTGCCACTTTCCAAGACCTCATTGGAAGGTACCGTCTCGAGCGGTTTCTTGA
- a CDS encoding cytochrome P460 family protein produces the protein MKKMLLGVVAIACGALWLTGLSNAEQEGPFAPNVDTATGALRVPDNYRDWPTLGTWAHANADEKLEKSGPGLHEYHTVYTQPSTIAHYKKTGQFPDGAVLVKELLNAETMAMSTGLAVGHATTVKGWFVLVRDTKGRYKDSKVWGDGWAWGLFNKEDMTHSVTKNYKAECIPCHMPAKGLAPAHAAEADKWIYTLGYPVLQKQ, from the coding sequence ATGAAGAAAATGCTTTTGGGAGTTGTTGCTATTGCATGTGGGGCTCTGTGGCTGACCGGCTTATCCAATGCGGAGCAAGAAGGACCGTTTGCACCGAATGTCGATACGGCTACGGGGGCGCTCCGCGTCCCGGATAACTACAGAGACTGGCCCACACTTGGCACCTGGGCTCACGCCAATGCGGATGAGAAACTGGAGAAAAGTGGTCCGGGCCTTCATGAGTATCACACGGTGTATACGCAGCCCTCAACGATTGCCCACTATAAAAAGACTGGGCAGTTCCCGGACGGCGCCGTACTGGTAAAGGAACTCTTAAACGCAGAGACGATGGCGATGAGTACCGGGCTTGCAGTCGGCCATGCTACCACCGTCAAGGGCTGGTTTGTGCTCGTGCGTGATACAAAGGGACGGTATAAAGATTCGAAGGTGTGGGGAGACGGGTGGGCCTGGGGGCTCTTCAACAAGGAAGACATGACTCACTCTGTCACGAAAAACTATAAAGCGGAATGTATCCCCTGTCACATGCCTGCTAAGGGATTGGCCCCTGCACACGCAGCTGAAGCCGACAAATGGATCTACACGCTGGGCTATCCGGTTTTACAAAAACAATAG
- the lexA gene encoding repressor LexA has product MRPGSLRELRKTLGMTQETLAQTLHCTRRSIIRYEDGTVPIPMTVELALMQLSSAQIPLAGVVAAGAPIEPIPQMERVEVPKSMVGRGETFALRVKGTSMQNEGIFPGDIVVVQKHSSASNGQTVIALVNGEATIKTYLRKAGTVELHPANDAMQPIIIKPSDSFQIEGIVVGVIRHLRK; this is encoded by the coding sequence ATGCGACCGGGATCGTTACGGGAACTTCGAAAGACGCTGGGGATGACGCAGGAGACCCTCGCTCAGACGCTGCACTGCACCCGCCGATCGATCATCCGCTATGAAGATGGCACTGTTCCGATTCCCATGACGGTGGAATTAGCCCTCATGCAGCTCAGCTCCGCCCAGATTCCGCTAGCGGGAGTGGTTGCGGCTGGGGCGCCCATTGAACCGATTCCTCAGATGGAACGCGTCGAGGTGCCGAAAAGCATGGTCGGTCGTGGCGAGACCTTCGCCCTTCGTGTGAAAGGCACGTCCATGCAGAATGAGGGCATCTTTCCAGGTGACATTGTCGTGGTGCAGAAACACTCGTCTGCCAGCAATGGCCAGACCGTGATCGCTTTGGTAAACGGCGAGGCCACGATCAAGACGTACCTCCGTAAGGCCGGTACAGTAGAACTCCATCCCGCCAATGACGCCATGCAGCCGATTATCATCAAGCCCTCGGACAGTTTCCAGATCGAAGGCATTGTCGTTGGCGTCATCCGTCACCTCCGAAAGTGA
- a CDS encoding tyrosine-type recombinase/integrase, which yields MALIGIYCGVRLKSEGLTLRWSDIDFGRGTVSVQVPYSKSSKPRTIPMNSLVREALGRLPQKSEWVFTKPTGTPYTARSHKVLMSSIFWGKQAWYASKELN from the coding sequence ATGGCATTGATCGGAATCTATTGTGGCGTGCGACTTAAAAGCGAGGGATTGACGTTGCGATGGAGCGATATCGATTTTGGACGAGGGACGGTATCCGTCCAAGTGCCCTACTCGAAAAGCTCAAAGCCCCGAACGATTCCGATGAACTCACTCGTGCGCGAGGCGTTGGGACGGCTCCCCCAAAAAAGCGAATGGGTGTTTACCAAACCCACCGGAACACCGTATACTGCGCGATCTCATAAAGTGTTGATGAGCAGTATCTTCTGGGGTAAGCAAGCTTGGTACGCTTCTAAGGAACTCAATTAG
- a CDS encoding group 1 truncated hemoglobin: protein MAITTSARTACKVFVVSAALGGLLVFVTGSPRSATAGSPPSTQAGSQKTLYERLGGYDAISAVVSDFGNRLFADPKLASSFGGLPPDRQARFKQLNVLMVCAATGGPCTYIGRAMPATHQGMKITDIQFDQVAAHLVTTLDKFKVPQPEKGELLAIIGGLRGDIVGK from the coding sequence ATGGCTATAACAACGAGTGCACGGACAGCATGTAAGGTCTTCGTCGTATCAGCAGCACTTGGAGGTCTGCTTGTGTTCGTAACCGGCAGTCCTCGATCTGCTACAGCCGGTTCCCCTCCATCTACACAAGCGGGGAGTCAGAAAACTCTCTATGAACGCCTCGGTGGGTACGACGCCATCTCCGCTGTGGTCAGTGACTTTGGGAACCGGCTCTTTGCTGATCCCAAACTGGCGTCATCCTTTGGAGGATTGCCACCTGACAGACAGGCGCGCTTCAAACAATTGAACGTGTTAATGGTCTGTGCAGCAACCGGTGGCCCCTGTACGTATATCGGGCGGGCCATGCCAGCCACGCATCAGGGAATGAAAATCACAGATATACAATTTGATCAGGTGGCAGCACACCTCGTCACCACGCTTGACAAGTTCAAGGTGCCACAGCCTGAGAAGGGTGAGCTCCTTGCAATTATCGGCGGGCTACGTGGAGACATTGTCGGGAAATAG